The genomic DNA CGCCGAGCGCGCGCTCGAGGTTCAGGAAATCCGCAGCGGGACGACGACCGTCGTCTCGCCTGCACCGGCCAGCTTTGGTCGCTGACGTCACATGAAACGCATCTAAGGATCATCCGATGTTCGCCTGGTTCCAGCGCCTCCTCCCGAAGCGCGGCAATTTCTTCGAGCTCTTCGATGCACACGCGGCGATCACGCTACGCGCCGCCGAAGCGACCACGCGTCTGTTCGCCGGCGAGGCGGACGCCGCGGCGCTGGTCGCCGAAGTCAAGGATCTGGAGCATCAGGCCGACGACGTCACCCGAACCGTGCTGCAGACGGTGCGCGTAACGTTCCTCACCCCGTTCGATCGCAGCGCCATCAGCGGCCTCATTAATCGGATGGACGATGCGATCGACGCGATGGACGCTGCGATCACCGCCGTCAGCCTGTATGACGTACGCACCTTCGCCCCCGACATGCACGAGATGGCCAAGCTGATGCTCGAAGCGGCGCGCATCACCGCCGAGGCAGTGCCCTTGCTTGCCGACGTCGCGCGCAATGCCCCGCGCCTCCACGGCATGACCGAACGCCTCGTCCACCTGGAAGGGGAAGTCGACGACCTGCACGAGCAAGGGCTCAAGCGGCTGTTCCAGAAACATCATCATGAGGGCGGAGACCCGATGCGCTTCGTGGTCGATCGCGAAATCTACAAGCATCTTGAGCATATCTCCGACGCGTTCGAGGATGTCGCGAACGAAATTGACGGCATCGTCATCGATCACGCCTGAGCGATCGACAGACCATGTATGAGCTCGCGCTTCCGCTGCTGATCGGCCTCATCGCCCTCGCGCTCGCGTTCGATTTCCTCAACGGCCTGCACGATGCGGCCAACTCCATCGCAACGGTCGTTGCAACGCGGTTGCTGTCACCGGTTCAGGCGGTGCTGTTCGCCGCCTTCTTCAACTTCGCCGCCTATTTCCTGACGCTCGCCTTCCCGAGCCTGCACGCGGTGGCGGAAACGATCGGCAAGGGGCTGATCGATCAGGAAGTCGTGACGCCCGCAGTGATCTTCGGCGCGCTCGGCGGCGCGATGTTTTGGAACATCGTCACTTGGCAGAAGGGCATTCCGTCATCGTCGAGCCACGCGCTGGTCGGCGGGCTGGTTGGCGCCGGCATCACCCATGCGGGCGTCAACAGCGTGCAGATCGGCGGACTGACCAAGACCTTGCTCGCAATCGTCATCTCGCCGACGCTCGGCATGATCCTCGCCATGCTCGTCATGCTGGCAAGCAGCTGGGCGCTCAACCGCGCCACCGCAAACCAGGCCGAACGCAGCTTTCGGTCGCTACACCTCGTCTCGTCCGCGGCCTATTCGCTCAGCCATGGGTTGAACGACGCGCAGAAGACGATGGGGATCATCACCGTCCTGCTCTATTCGACCGGCTATCTCAGCGGCGAATTCGAAGTGCCGCACTGGGTGGCGATCAGCTGCTATGTGGCGATCTCGCTCGGCACGCTGTCGGGCGGGTGGAAGATCATCGAGACGATGGGCTCGAAGATCACCAGATTGTCGCAGCACCAAGGCTTTGCGGCCTCGAGCGGCGGATCGATCGTGCTGTTCACGGCCTCGGCGCTCGGCATCCCGGTGTCGACGACGCACACGATCACCGGCGCGATCATCGGCGCCGGCGTCGCGCGCCGCACCTCAGCGGTACGATGGACCACAGCGAGTGGTGTCGTGATCGCGTGGATCATCACGATCCCATGCTCGGCCGCTGTGGGCGCAATGTTCTACGCGCTCACGTTGCTGTTTTAGATCGCGGAAATCATAGGCGGATGACTGCTAACGCCCAATAGCGGAATCAAGCTGGTCATTAGGGCCTTGGGTTTCGCCAGTAGAAACGTCGCCAATTTTCACCAGTAGAACGAGGTCTCTGTCGAGTCAGGCGGGAAGGTTCTTTAGTCGCCATTCCAACAAGGAGACGACTAATGGTTGAGTTGCCGGGATATAATGCGGTGAAGGAAGCGCTTCACGCTCACCTGATTGATATTGGTAGTGCCACCGTCCCCGTCGAAGCCTATTGGTCGTTGGCCGAAACGCTCAAGCTGACCGCTGAGCAACTGGCGCTAAAGCGCCGAGACGCCCGAGGGTCAGCATGGGAGAATCGGGTTCAGTGGGCCAAGCGGAAGCTCGTCGAAGAAGGCATTATGGATCAGGGCTGGCATGGTGTCTGGTGCCTGAGGCCTAACCACGCTGGGTAGTTGCTCCGGCACTGCAAAGTTGCCGGAAACACGTCCCAATAGGGAAGGAATGGCTGCCGCGTCCCGCGCGGCGCGGCAGCTTTCCGCCACCTTCAGACATTTGCGGCCGGGCGGGAAGTAAGTCGGCAGCGCACAGCGATCATCACGCAGCCCTTCGCTAACTCTATTCCGTAGCCAGCCCCCACCTCCACCTCGACCGGCCGGTCCAAAAGCGGTCCCCGCGCAGCCGATGATTTCTGCTTCGTTAGCCACGCAGCAGGAGCAATCTCTCACCGGGTATGCTTAGGGCGCTCGGATGGGTGAAATCGAACGCAGCGTGCCGGCGGGTACGATCGAGCAGTGGGTGATGCATTTGCGTCGGCAACGGTCGCGCGCGTCCGATCAAATTTGGCTGATCGAGCAGGGCTATACGGTGCACGACGGGCGCAACGGTATTCCGACCCGCGATGCCACGCTCCGCGTGCTGGGCGAGCAGAAGGCCGTCGTAGAGGAGGTCACTGCACTTTTGCGGCTGTACGACGATCTCAACTTGCCGGGCGTCAACGTCGAGTTCTGAGCCGCATGGCGCGCACGGGGGCGCTGACGCGCGATGACGCCCGGCCTTCCCACGGTCCAGCGAACCACTACTCCAGCAGCTTCGGCGCCTCGCGTTGCAGCTTCGCCCGGATCGTGTCGGCGAACATCGCCAGGAACGCCGGCAGCTCGAACGTGGCGTGGACATTCGCCTCCGCCACATCGAGCCGCACCCCGACGCGCTGCCCCATGCCCTCGACGGTGAAGTGCAGCGTGTCGCCGGCCCAGCGGTGCTCCGTCACCACCCCGCCGGGCACGAAATCGGCAAGCTTCCCGAAGCTGCTGCCGATCCGCTCCTTGGCCTGCACCGTGCCGAGCTTGTGCGGGATATCGACCTCGATCGGGGCGGTCATGCGGCAAACTCCGTGGCGAATAATTGGGCGTCGTCGGCAAACGCCTTGAACTCCAGCGCGTTGCCCGAGGGGTCACGGAAGAACATCGTCGCCTGCTCGCCCGGCTGGTCCTTGAAGCGGATGTGCGGCGCGATCCCGAACGTCACCCCGGCGGCCTCGACCCGCGCCGCAAGCGCCTGCCAGTCGGCCATGGTCAGTACGACGCCGAAATGCGGCACCGGCACGTCATGGCCGTCGACGGGGTTGCTGGTCTCTACAGGTCGCGCCGCCTCGTCGAGATGCGCGACGAGCTGGTGCCCGCCAAGATCGAAGTCGATCCAGCGCTCGCTCGAGCGTCCTTCGCGACAGCCGAGCACGCCGCCGTAGAAGGCCCGCGCGGCGGCAAGGTCGTGAACGGGAAATGCGAGGTGAAAGGGTCGAAGTGTCATATGGCGATGATACACAGTTCTCGTCGTTACGGGAGAGGCTAGCACGTTCGGAAATCGATTGAGTGCCTTGCTGGGCGTTGCAGGGCTCGTCGCGAACCCGCCGAACCATCGGGTCCCGAACCGGCCACGCCACAAGGCGTCCGCTCGGCCGTCTGTCCTACGACCCCGTCAAAGAGGTAAGCTCCCGATCATGCTCGCTCCCGGCTCATCCGCGAATGTTGAGGAATGTTGGAGAAATATGCGCGATCGCCTCAACTTCCTCAACATTCGCGGCGGTGCAACATGGGCGCCGGCGCTTGTGACGATGTCGTCGCACCCCTTATCGCCGGCAAACGGCCCCTCTCCCCGCGCGCGGGAGGAACTGATACGGCGCGCGGCGATGGTCTCCGCTTTCCTCGAAAAACGCTCTGTCGTGCTCGCGCTCCTGCTCGGGGTCGCCGCCGCATGCGGTTTCGCGCCGCTGGATCTATGGCCGCTCACGATCGCGGCGATCGCCGGCTGGATGCTGCTGGTCCATCGCGCGCCGACCATGAAGGCCGCGTTGTGGCGTGGCTGGGCGTTCGGTGTCGGCCACTTCACGATCAACAATAACTGGTTCCAGCACGCGTTCGATTTTCAGGACAAGATGCCGCCGGTGCTCGGCTATGCCGCGCCGCTGCTGCTGGCGCTGTACCTTGCGGTTTACCCGGCGCTCGCCGCGGGCGCGGCATGGCGCGTGCGGCGCGAGCGCATCGATGCCGGCTATGTCCTGAGCTTCGCCGCGGCCTGGATCGTCACCGAATGGCTGCGCAGCGTGATGTTCACCGGCTATGCTTGGGATCCGCTCGGCGTGATCTGGGTGCCGGTCCAGCCAGTCGCGACGCTTGCCGCTTGGGTCGGCACCTATGCGCTGTCCGGGCTGACCGTGCTGCTCGCCGGCACACTGCTCCTCCTGCCGCGACGACCGGCGCCGATTGCGGCTGCGGTTGCCGTGCTTGCCGGCCTCATCGGCGCGCAGTTTTTGAGCTATCGAACGGTGGATGCTCCAGCCCGAGCGGGCGTAACCCGCATCCGCGTCGTCCAGCCGAATGTCCCGCAGGATGCGCGCGGCGAAAGCGATGGCGAGATGATGCTGGCCAAGCTCTCGGCGCTGTCCGGCAAGCCAGGCGCCGC from Sphingomonas radiodurans includes the following:
- a CDS encoding inorganic phosphate transporter encodes the protein MYELALPLLIGLIALALAFDFLNGLHDAANSIATVVATRLLSPVQAVLFAAFFNFAAYFLTLAFPSLHAVAETIGKGLIDQEVVTPAVIFGALGGAMFWNIVTWQKGIPSSSSHALVGGLVGAGITHAGVNSVQIGGLTKTLLAIVISPTLGMILAMLVMLASSWALNRATANQAERSFRSLHLVSSAAYSLSHGLNDAQKTMGIITVLLYSTGYLSGEFEVPHWVAISCYVAISLGTLSGGWKIIETMGSKITRLSQHQGFAASSGGSIVLFTASALGIPVSTTHTITGAIIGAGVARRTSAVRWTTASGVVIAWIITIPCSAAVGAMFYALTLLF
- a CDS encoding polyhydroxyalkanoic acid system family protein; this translates as MTAPIEVDIPHKLGTVQAKERIGSSFGKLADFVPGGVVTEHRWAGDTLHFTVEGMGQRVGVRLDVAEANVHATFELPAFLAMFADTIRAKLQREAPKLLE
- a CDS encoding DUF47 domain-containing protein, which translates into the protein MFAWFQRLLPKRGNFFELFDAHAAITLRAAEATTRLFAGEADAAALVAEVKDLEHQADDVTRTVLQTVRVTFLTPFDRSAISGLINRMDDAIDAMDAAITAVSLYDVRTFAPDMHEMAKLMLEAARITAEAVPLLADVARNAPRLHGMTERLVHLEGEVDDLHEQGLKRLFQKHHHEGGDPMRFVVDREIYKHLEHISDAFEDVANEIDGIVIDHA
- a CDS encoding winged helix-turn-helix domain-containing protein: MVELPGYNAVKEALHAHLIDIGSATVPVEAYWSLAETLKLTAEQLALKRRDARGSAWENRVQWAKRKLVEEGIMDQGWHGVWCLRPNHAG
- a CDS encoding VOC family protein, with amino-acid sequence MTLRPFHLAFPVHDLAAARAFYGGVLGCREGRSSERWIDFDLGGHQLVAHLDEAARPVETSNPVDGHDVPVPHFGVVLTMADWQALAARVEAAGVTFGIAPHIRFKDQPGEQATMFFRDPSGNALEFKAFADDAQLFATEFAA
- the lnt gene encoding apolipoprotein N-acyltransferase, producing the protein MVSAFLEKRSVVLALLLGVAAACGFAPLDLWPLTIAAIAGWMLLVHRAPTMKAALWRGWAFGVGHFTINNNWFQHAFDFQDKMPPVLGYAAPLLLALYLAVYPALAAGAAWRVRRERIDAGYVLSFAAAWIVTEWLRSVMFTGYAWDPLGVIWVPVQPVATLAAWVGTYALSGLTVLLAGTLLLLPRRPAPIAAAVAVLAGLIGAQFLSYRTVDAPARAGVTRIRVVQPNVPQDARGESDGEMMLAKLSALSGKPGAAPRLIVWPEGVVRDYFEDGYPDYAYTADPFWIRWRMARLLGPRDMLLTGGTALQFDRAGNAISATNSVFAVDPRARIKARYDKAHLVPYGEYLPMPWLLKPFGLARLVPGSMDFVEGPGPRALDVPGIGAVGIQLCYEIIFSGEVIDPARRPRVLFNPSNDAWFGTWGPPQHLAQARMRAIEEGLPIIRATPNGISAVIAADGRLLATVPHEQAGAIEVPLPEALPPTFFSRVGNWLAGAVALLLAAAAIAIRRRRG